One Candidatus Syntrophosphaera sp. DNA segment encodes these proteins:
- a CDS encoding rubrerythrin family protein, whose product MSFIDTRTAGNLLKSFAGESQARMRYVYAAKTAKKEGFEQISNIFTETADNEKEHAKVFFKYLVKQGLEGQMLNIMASYPVGWSPESTLKNLEYAANGEKEEWTELYPMFADIAEEEGYKDIALTWRMVAKVEREHEKRFRKLYENIKDMKVFKKDGLVFWKCNNCGYIHEGVEAPAICPTCQHPQAYFEIHHENY is encoded by the coding sequence ATGTCATTCATCGATACCAGAACTGCCGGAAACCTGTTAAAATCATTTGCCGGGGAAAGCCAGGCCCGCATGCGCTACGTATACGCGGCCAAAACAGCCAAGAAAGAGGGATTTGAACAGATCTCCAACATCTTCACTGAAACTGCCGATAACGAAAAGGAACATGCCAAGGTCTTTTTTAAATACCTGGTCAAGCAAGGCCTGGAAGGCCAGATGCTGAACATCATGGCCTCCTACCCCGTGGGCTGGTCTCCGGAGAGCACGCTGAAAAACCTGGAATACGCAGCCAACGGCGAAAAAGAGGAATGGACCGAGCTATATCCCATGTTCGCGGACATTGCCGAGGAAGAAGGCTACAAAGACATCGCCCTGACCTGGAGAATGGTTGCGAAGGTGGAACGTGAGCATGAAAAGCGCTTTCGCAAGCTTTATGAAAACATCAAAGACATGAAGGTCTTCAAGAAAGACGGCCTTGTTTTCTGGAAATGCAACAACTGCGGCTATATCCACGAGGGTGTTGAAGCCCCAGCCATCTGCCCGACCTGTCAGCATCCCCAGGCCTATTTTGAGATCCATCACGAAAACTACTAA
- a CDS encoding ferritin family protein → MTIQEFNEILDFAVAREQEAVQFYRDLQQETKFQAQREMLKDLEGMEMGHIVVIESIRRKGVSEADIPKVQNMQISEYLSAEMDSLDLSYQNILIKAMKREENSFKLYSEMSAKFPDSEISTLFRKLAADEAKHKLLFEKLYDDWISSDN, encoded by the coding sequence ATGACCATACAAGAATTCAATGAAATACTGGATTTTGCCGTCGCCCGTGAACAGGAGGCGGTGCAGTTTTATCGCGATCTGCAGCAGGAAACCAAGTTCCAGGCCCAGCGAGAGATGCTCAAAGACCTGGAAGGCATGGAAATGGGGCACATCGTGGTGATCGAAAGCATCCGCCGCAAAGGCGTTTCTGAAGCCGATATCCCCAAAGTTCAAAATATGCAGATCAGCGAATATCTCAGCGCTGAAATGGACAGCCTCGATCTTTCCTATCAAAACATCCTCATCAAGGCCATGAAGCGCGAGGAAAATTCCTTCAAGCTCTATTCCGAAATGAGCGCCAAATTCCCTGATAGCGAGATTTCAACCTTGTTTCGCAAACTGGCTGCCGACGAGGCCAAGCACAAACTCCTCTTCGAAAAGCTATACGACGACTGGATCAGCTCAGACAATTGA
- a CDS encoding rubredoxin: MQKYQCIACGWIYDPADNDDIPFDDLPEDWVCPECGVGKDMFEPID, from the coding sequence ATGCAAAAATACCAATGCATCGCCTGTGGCTGGATCTATGATCCCGCCGATAACGATGATATTCCGTTCGATGACCTGCCCGAAGACTGGGTTTGTCCCGAATGCGGCGTCGGCAAAGACATGTTCGAGCCGATCGACTGA
- a CDS encoding desulfoferrodoxin: MTELRQIYHCPICGNLVEVLFTGKGELVCCDEPMILLEGNTVDAAKEKHVPVITELGDKVKVSVGSVPHPMEEKHYIAMIEVLTEKKVYRKELKPGDAPEAIFPVKAEKILTVREYCNLHGLWKTI; this comes from the coding sequence ATGACAGAACTGCGTCAAATATACCACTGCCCGATCTGCGGCAATCTCGTGGAAGTGCTGTTCACCGGCAAAGGTGAATTGGTTTGCTGCGACGAGCCCATGATCCTGCTGGAAGGAAACACCGTCGATGCCGCGAAGGAAAAACACGTTCCCGTTATCACTGAACTGGGAGACAAGGTCAAGGTCAGCGTTGGATCCGTGCCCCATCCCATGGAGGAAAAGCACTACATCGCGATGATCGAGGTGCTGACAGAGAAAAAGGTCTACCGTAAAGAGCTCAAGCCCGGAGACGCACCAGAAGCGATCTTCCCGGTCAAGGCGGAGAAGATCTTGACCGTACGCGAATACTGCAATCTGCACGGACTTTGGAAAACCATCTGA
- the tsaB gene encoding tRNA (adenosine(37)-N6)-threonylcarbamoyltransferase complex dimerization subunit type 1 TsaB, which produces MKLALDTSQSSGSIALWNSGGVVYSAFFDISITHSETLMPQVDAALQLCGFSPADIEAVLLTIGPGSFTGLRIGLATAKGIAYGLKIPVLSFGTLQLCAFERYQCGRNILAVLDAKMNEVYAALYDEDLRELQPPQVCAPDQILDWDLQKPYLLGSGASLLKPLLDECQISTSTVPERPLSASGLFYLAEQFPQSEKYDFNQLAELEPLYLRESTAQIKRKLP; this is translated from the coding sequence TTGAAACTCGCGCTGGACACGTCCCAAAGCTCTGGATCCATAGCGCTTTGGAATTCAGGCGGGGTTGTTTACTCCGCCTTTTTTGACATCAGCATCACCCACAGCGAAACCCTGATGCCTCAGGTGGATGCGGCCCTACAGCTGTGCGGTTTTTCTCCAGCCGATATCGAAGCTGTTCTGCTCACCATAGGACCGGGCTCATTCACCGGACTCCGCATCGGGCTGGCCACCGCCAAAGGCATTGCCTACGGGCTCAAGATACCTGTCCTCAGCTTCGGAACCCTGCAGCTTTGCGCTTTTGAGCGTTACCAGTGTGGCCGCAATATCCTGGCCGTGCTGGATGCCAAAATGAATGAGGTCTACGCGGCCTTGTACGATGAGGATCTCCGCGAACTCCAGCCACCCCAGGTCTGCGCTCCGGATCAGATACTTGACTGGGACCTGCAAAAACCCTATCTCTTGGGAAGTGGAGCATCTTTGCTCAAACCGCTGCTGGACGAATGCCAGATCAGTACCAGCACCGTTCCGGAACGACCTCTCAGTGCGTCCGGGCTTTTCTACCTGGCTGAGCAGTTTCCCCAATCCGAGAAATACGACTTCAACCAACTGGCCGAACTCGAACCCCTTTATCTGCGGGAATCGACCGCCCAGATCAAACGTAAACTGCCCTGA